In Bombus affinis isolate iyBomAffi1 chromosome 8, iyBomAffi1.2, whole genome shotgun sequence, the following proteins share a genomic window:
- the LOC126919300 gene encoding neutral alpha-glucosidase AB isoform X2, with the protein MFFPLLFRNKTLGLLFLLVCSFLLIDAVNRDVFKTCEQSSFCRRCRKVEPGKTPYQLLTNTLNQNESSISIDLFNKDTRILYILQLTALKDNTFRLHINEKNPLRDRYEPEYALQDQPQVSKLNLIEKTTDHITITSGENKVILYTNPFRVDLYSQNILVVSANARGLMRFEHHRTKPKKPEQEENTENVEVNGNSDGPGDGADDDPGAWEESFKTHHDSKPNGPEAIALDFSFPGAEHAYGVPEHADSFALKSTKQTDPYRLYNLDVFEYEVNERMSIYGAIPVLYAHGKERTTGIFWHNAAETWVDILSSADNNVVESIVNFVSRSAKKSQVDAHFMSEAGVIDVFFMLGPKPLDVFKQYTTLTGTAPLPQMFTLGYHQSRWNYNDQDDVMQVAENFDTHDLPLDVMWLDIEYTDSKKYFTWDGRKFPNPIEMVHNLTAKGRKLVVIIDPHIKRDPGYFLHNDATKMGYYIKTKDGKDYEGWCWPGSSSYLDFFDPAVREYYISQYSLDKFHGTTNDVYIWNDMNEPSVFNGPEVTMPKDVVHYGGWEHRSVHNINGLLLSMATYEALFRRSKGSLRPFTLVRSFFAGSQRYTAMWTGDNTGNWDHLRVSYPMCLSLAVSGMSFCGADVAGFFKNPDSELFIRWNQAGAWLPFYRQHSHIETKRREPWLFNEETLQIVKEAFRMRYSYLPLWYTLFREHEVNGTPVVRPLWAHYPSETETYAIDDEILIGDSILVRPVFQPSVTDVNVYFPGEGTVIWYDVDTMQPYYRPGLVNIPVTLHKIPVFQRGGSIVPRKMRIRRSTVAMKNDPYTLIVTTDSAGKANGTLYIDDEASFEYRHGKYLYLRLTFERNKLTSTFIDKLSSYQTESWLERVDIANPPKGVKSAILNSRSMAKVNLETKYNPNNNVLTVRKPSVNMGEEWSIELIH; encoded by the exons ATGTTCTTTCCGCTATTGTTCAGGAATAAAAC aTTGGGATTACTATTTCTATTAGTATGTTCTTTCCTCCTTATCGATGCAGTTAATAGAGATGTATTTAAAACATGCGAGCAGAGTAGCTTTTGCAG ACGTTGCAGAAAAGTTGAGCCTGGAAAAACACCATATCAACTTTTAACAAATACTTTAAATCAAAATGAGTCCAGTATAAGTATAGACTTGTTTAATAAAGATACAAGAATTCTTTATATATTGCAATTAACTGCACTAAAGGATAATACATTTAGACTCCATATCAATGAAAAAAATCCATTACGTGACAGATATGAGCCTGAATATGCTCTTCAGGATCAACCACAAGTatctaaattaaatttaattgaaaaaactACAGATCATATAACTATAACAAGTGGAGAAAACAAAGTTATTTTATATACTAATCCATTTAGAGTGGATTTATACTCTCAGAATATATTGGTTGTGTCTGCAAATGCAAGAGGTCTTATGAGATTTGAACATCATCGTACAAAACCTAA GAAACCAGAACAAGAAGAAAATACTGAAAATGTTGAAGTAAATGGCAATAGTGATGGTCCGGGTGATGGTGCAGATGATGATCCAGGTGCATGGGAGGAAAGTTTTAAAACTCATCATGACTCAAAACCTAATGGCCCAGAAGCAATTGCTTTGGACTTCAGCTTTCCTGGTGCTGAACACGCATATGGTGTACCAGAACATGCAGATTCCTTTGCTCTAAAATCTACAAAACAGACTGATCCTTACAGATTATACAATTTAGATGTATTTGAATATGAAGTCAATGAAAGAATGTCAATTTATGGAGCAATACCTGTTCTCTATGCTCATGGTAAAGAAAGAACAACTGGTATCTTCTGGCATAATGCTGCAGAAACATGGGTCGATATTTTATCAAGTGCAGACAATAATGTCGTAGAAAGTATTGTAAACTTTGTATCTCGATCTGCTAAAAAGTCACAAGTGGATGCTCATTTCATGTCAGAAGCTGGTGTGATAGATGTGTTCTTTATGTTAGGTCCTAAGCCTCTGGATGTATTTAAACAGTACACAACTTTAACAGGTACAGCACCATTACCTCAAATGTTTACTTTAGGCTATCATCAAAGTCGTTGGAATTACAACGATCAAGATGATGTTATGCAAGTAGCAGAAAATTTTGATACACATGATTTACCTTTGGATGTTATGTGGCTCGATATCGAGTACACCGacagtaaaaaatattttacttggGACGGGCGAAAATTTCCAAATCCTATTGAAATGGTGCATAATTTAACTGCAAAAGGTAGAAAATTGGTTGTAATTATTGATCCGCATATTAAACGTGACCCTGGTTACTTTTTGCATAATGATGCCACAAAAATGGGTTATTACATTAAAACAAAAGATGGAAAAGACTACGAGGGTTGGTGTTGGCCAGGATCATCCTCGTATTTAGACTTTTTCGATCCAGCAGTACGAGAATATTACATCAGTCAATATAGTTTAGATAAATTCCATGGTACCACTAATGATGTGTACATCTGGAATGATATGAACGAACCAAGCGTATTTAATGGTCCTGAAGTAACTATGCCTAAAGATGTAGTCCATTATGGTGGTTGGGAGCATAGAAGTGTTCACAATATTAATGGACTTCTTTTGTCTATGGCTACGTATGAAGCTTTATTTAGAAGATCAAAAGGCTCACTACGACCATTTACTCTTGTGAGATCTTTCTTCGCTGGATCACAACGTTATACAGCTATGTGGACTGGCGATAATACAGGCAATTGGGATCACCTACGTGTAAGTTATCCGATGTGCCTCTCTTTAGCCGTTTCTGGAATGTCATTCTGTGGAGCAGATGTTGCTGGTTTCTTCAAAAATCCAGACTCTGAACTGTTCATTAGATGGAATCAAGCTGGTGCCTGGCTTCCTTTTTATCGTCAGCATTCTCATATTGAAACTAAACGGCGTGAACCTTGGTTATTTAACGAAGAAACTCTTCAAATTGTCAAAGAGGCTTTTAGAATGAGATATTCATATCTACCATTATGGTATACACTTTTCCGAGAACATGAAGTAAATGGCACTCCGGTAGTGCGACCTTTATGGGCTCATTATCCAAGTGAAACTGAGACATATGCTATCGATGATGAAATATTAATCGGTGACTCTATACTTGTACGCCCGGTCTTTCAACCATCAGTTACAGATGTTAACGTATATTTCCCTGGAGAAGGCACAGTAATTTGGTATGATGTTGATACCATGCAACCATATTATCGACCAGGCTTAGTTAATATTCCGGTGACTCTTCATAAAATTCCGGTATTCCAAAGAGGCGGCTCTATCGTTCCACGTAAAATGAGAATACGTCGTAGTACAGTAGCAATGAAAAATGATCCCTATACTTTGATAGTTACCACAGATTCTGCGGGTAAAGCTAATGGCACATTGTACATCGATGATGAAGCTAGCTTTGAATATCGTCATGGAAAATACTTATATTTAAGACTCACTTttgaaagaaataaattaaCTTCTACATTTATCGACAAATTATCTTCATATCAGACAGAAAGCTGGTTGGAAAGGGTAGATATTGCAAATCCACCTAAAGGTGTTAAATCTGCTATATTAAATTCACGCA GTATGGCAAAGGTTAATCTGGAGACTAAATACAATCCAAACAATAATGTATTAACCGTGCGTAAGCCAAGTGTAAATATGGGAGAAGAATGGTCTATCGAACTGATCCATTAG